The genomic window GTACTCTTATGTTTTTCACTTAAACGCTCTTTACGAACATCTCGCAATAGAGTGTTCGGGTACTCTTATGTTTTCAGTTAAACGCTAATTACGAACATCTTGAAAATTCCATACACTAAAAGAGACGCTCAATTATCCTTAGAGTTTCAGGTAGTGCCTTCTTATTAACTAAACACTCATTTCGCGATTTCTCAATTTTCAGGCTGAATCACATTACATGAAATAAACGTTTTAAATAGATCCAATGTTTTGTTTAAAACAATCTAGTTCTAATATAGTTACTATTAATTTTCTTATCAAAATAGTATATGTGCTATAAATTAAATAAAGAACAGTATTCAACATTTTTAGACATCACTAAATATATAAAAAAAGTGACCCCCCCATCATTAAAGGAAGGTCACTTTTAGTTATTTTTAGGAATTTATTGATTTAGTTTTTCATTTCTTTGTTTATCTTTTATCTTCTGCTGTAGTCGTTCTAGTTGATTTTTTTCTTGCTCTACTTTATATGCCTCGCGCATTCTGCGAGCCTCATGTCGTTCACGCCTTTTAATAGTTGCCACTCTTACTGTATAATCAAACGATTTATCTGTCATAAACAAAAACAATACGAAGTACACGAACTGAACAGTGAGTATGACTGGTATAAAATAGTCTGGAAAAACTTGATAGAACATATACGTTAGATACATGACTAAGATCAACCATCTCCTAGACAATGTCGCAGTTGCAAAAATCCCTATATACGGAATGAGTGATGAAAATACAGTTGTCATTCGTCTATTTTTATACAGTAATCCCGATAAAATTACCGTGATAACAAATAGAGTTAACAGCGTGTAGAAACCTTTATCGAGTTCGACATACGCATAATATTCAGTTATTTCCAATTTTAGTCTCATATAAAGATACAGTTGAAATGAAATGGCTAATCCTAAAACAGCCATTGCACCTTCAAACAGCCTTCTATGAACAAATACTCCGATACCAGCTATAATTGCCACGATTGGAATAATCCAAGATGCCTTAACAGCCTTTGTAAAATCCATAACTAACACAAATTCAGGCCCTCCAAATCGAACTCCCCAGTCCATTCTCTCCTGATCAAGATTATTAGCTATTAATGTAGCAAGCTGAGTCATACTATACATGGATAAATCCGTATAGGTTGTGTTAATCGTTCTTAACAAATGATTGATTCGTTCACCATAGCTGGTTGATAGGATTGGTTGTGTAAAAAATGTAACGATTATGGCCATTAAACTTATTAAAACTGCAAACTTAAATACATAGCGACTCTTAAAGTTATTTTCTAATAATTGCTTTCTGGCTTTATAAGTTGTATTTGAATCATCCATATAATCTCTCCCTAATTTTTCTTATCTACTTCCAATTATTCCCTTAACGCTAATTACAGTATAGCAAACCTATATTATAAGGTTAAGATTTATGAATATTTATGCTAATAATTGTTTTAATCTTCCTTTTTTCTTTAAATATTAGAAAATGAGCAGAGGTTTCAGACAAATTGGTCCTGTTTAAATTGTGCTTTATTTATTGAAGAATTCTTTTAGTTTACGTGGTAAAAAGTGACAGACTAGACCAAACTATATTTAGATTAAAACGGTTAAAGGGTTGATAACCATGTTATATCTGTTCGTTGCACTCTTTTTTTTAATGTTTTATTACTTGGTTGGGAGTAGCGTTATACGACTATTAAAGGTCACTATTCAGGGATTTGAACTAATCGTCGGTTTTTTAACTGTGTTTGCTATATTTCACGTATTAGCCGTTTTTCCAACCATTTTACATGTGAATGTTACCGTTATTTACTACATTCTGTTTCTAGTCTTTATATTCTTAACCATTGTTCTAATTAAGTCGCGAACTTACAAAAGAATTCCGGATATTAACTGGTTTTTAGTACTGATCATGCTCAGTTTTACCCTAACATATTTTATATTTGACTTTATTATTCCTGATGATGCAGCGTTTTATCTCCCGCTAATCCGTTCTGTCGGTACTATAGAGGAACTATATACCATGAACCCATGGACAGGAGAGATAGGAGACTTTATTGGTTACATGTATTACTTCGTTACGTACGAAGTTTATATAGGATCCATCGCATCACTTTTAGGTATTGATTCCACTGTATTCACTGTGAACAGCATATCGGCCGTCAATATCATAATCATATTATCAAGTTGGTACGGGTTTTTTCGCTATTTATTTAAGTCTAGAGACAAAGCAAATAAGGCCCTTTTAATGTACTTATTCATATTTGTTTTTCTAAACACACATTTACACGGCATACCCTTTACACACACTGCATTTAACTTTATGACAAATAGTTTTACAGGAAAAGCACTATATTTTTATGCGATTGTACCCTTTCTCTTTGTTTTATTGAACAACTATGCTATAAAACAGAAGACAAAAACCTTAGTTCTAATAGGCATTTTAAATCTAATACTTCCAGGGCTTAACGCTTCAATCATTTATTTACAATTAATGATGATGCTTGCTCTGTTAATTTACTTTTTATGGTTTAAAATTAAAACAGAATACACATTCTATGGTACTTATCTTTTGGTTAGTCTTACTCCGATTATGGTTAATTACTTATTCTTAATCTTTGCCCCTAAATTTGAATTTAACAGTCTTGCCTTCAAATTGGGAGTTCTTACTTTATTTTTGCTTGTTATTCTATTTGCAGGTTGGTTAATGTATTCTAGAAAAAAAATGATCAGTCATAAGCATCATGTAATAAAACGAGTATTAGTCATAGCTTTAATCACTGTTTCTTTATTAACGATTATGGTATTAGTATTAAGTAGACCGAGTCGTACTGAAATGAATATAAAGGGATGGTTGTATGCTTGGCCAAGTTTTACTGAATTCATGTTCTTATATGGATACGATTTAATTATTTTTTACACCCTTGGAACGTTGAGTTTTCTGTTTATTAGAAAACAGGCAAACAGAAGAATTCAGTTTATATTTAATCACTATCTCATTATCATGGCAGTGCTATTTATAAATCCAATAACAATTCCATTTGTCGCTACTTTTATTACATCACTAAAAACCTATCATCGCGTATTTTATATTTTACCGGTTTCATTTATGATTGTGTATTACTTACTCCATGTAGGCAGAAAACAATTAGCCATCTGGACAGTCCTTATCCTTATACCTGGGTTATCTATTTTTCATGATTCTGAACCACTAAACGAAGAGACTCATTTTGCGTATAAAATTGATTATGAAGTTTTAGAAGTCAGTAAGAAGTTTCAAGATTTAGACGGGCGTTACCGTATAGTAGGGGATGATCGTTTTATACGTGAGTTACCTAGTGTGACAACCAATTATCATCAGGTCATTCCTATTAACAAATTACGAATGATGAAGTATAACATGTTCCAAAATGCAAAGCTCTTAGACTTATATGAGATGATTCATCACAATAAAGTAGTTGATGAACCATACTTTAAATCGTTAGTCGATGACTATCAGGTTGAAATGATCATTGTTTATCACAATAATCCTATTAATGAATTCTTAAGTAGCACTTACAAACTGGATACGAAACTTAGTTCAAAGAGCATTCGTATCTATCGTGTTAATTGACTATATAATAACTAATCGTATAATAGTGCATATTAAAAACTCATGTTTAAAGGCAATGCCCTTCAACATGAGTTATTAATGAATTTGAGATTGGATATACTTCCTTTAATGCCTATGGGTATATTTATCTATATAGATTAATTCGTCTTTGTCTTTTCATGATGATCCCATCTTCAACATAATAACATGAATTTAAAATGCGGAATTTAAAAAGAGTACGTCCTAGCCATCTAAAGCGATACTTAAACATGTTATTTACACCTCCTAAACCATTAATCATATAATCTAATACTAATTTCTTACCTATAATAGCATGAGGATTTTACAGTTTATGTAAAAGCTTGTCATGTATGAGAATTTTTATAATTAATTTGTAACTGAATTGTATGGAATCAAAAATGTGACATGTTTCAACATATAATAAGTGAACGCTCTTTTTTGAAATGTAAACTCTAATTAATTAAATTAACAGAGTGCCTATGTTTAATCGTAATAATATATGATTAAGGTAAATTTGTTTGGTACAATTCACATAACTAGTCCTTCAATCAATTCGTTTTATTATAAAAATAAGATAATTTATATGAAATCGAGCTTTAATAAAACTAAGTGAATACGCGCTTTTTCCAATTTTGTGCATTTATTTATTAATAGACAAAACGATTGTATTTTTTGAAAAAACATGTATAATAGTTCTTATGTCTTTAAAAATATTATAAATTTATAACTATCTGATGCCATAAAAAAAATCGTGTCATATGTTAACACGAAGGGAGATTTAATAATGAGTCGTCAAAATAGAGATGAATTAGGTGAGAAACCAGTATCTAAATTATTAATAAAATTAGCGATTCCTGCTTCTCTTGCTATGATGATTAATGGTCTATATAATGTAGTTGATACCATATTTATTGGGCGTGGAGTAGGAAACCTAGCAATTGGTGGTTTAACAATCGCCTTTCCTATTCAAATGTTAATTATGGGATTTGCACAAATGGTTGGGATTGGAGCAGCATCCTTAGTCTCGAGAAGTTTGGGAGCTAAAGATATAGAAAAAGCAGACCGTGTTACCGGTAATGCCTATTTTGCTATTTTTGCATTAAGTCTATTAATAACAACGTTTGGGCTATTATTCATTGATCCACTTTTATATACATTTGGAGCCACAGATACAATCATACCGTATGCTAGGGACTACGTTCGAATTGTACTAATGGGTAGCATATTTTTCTCATTTGCTATGATGTCTAACAATTTAATACGAGCAGAAGGGAATGCTAAAGTTGCGATGGTTAGTATGATGATTGGAGCAGTTCTAAACATTGCACTTGACCCAATTTTTATTTTCGTTTTTGATCTTGGTATACAAGGGGCTGCACTTGCAACCGTAGTCGCACAGTTTATTTCATTTTTATATGTACTGAGATACATGTACAGTGGTAAAAGTGCACTTAAAATCCATCCCCATCACTTAATTCCAGACATAAAGATTATACGAGAGATTTTTGCAATTGGATTTTCAGCATTTGCAAGATCATCAACGAGTTCAATTTTTGCAATCGTAGTTAACAATACACTACGCGTATTCGGTGGCGATATTGCGATTGTGATCTTCGGTATTGTAAACCGTGTCATTGCATTTTTATTTATGCCAATTATCGGTGTAGTGCAAGCCATGCAACCTATTGCTGGGTATAACTATGGAGCTAAGAAATTTGACCGTGTTAAAGAAGTTGTAAAGTATGCAGTTCTAGCTTCAACTGCTTTAGCATTAATTGGCTGGTTACTCGGACAAACCTTACCTAAATACATTATTCAAGCATTTACAGATGATCAATATACTATAAATGAAGGAGCTCGGGTTTTCAGAATCGTCATTGCCTTGATTCCTGTTCTCGGTGTTCAGTTTGTAGGAGCAACTTTATTCCAAGCAATCGGAAAGGCAGCTCCAGCTCTATTTTTATCACTACTT from Haloplasma contractile SSD-17B includes these protein-coding regions:
- a CDS encoding DUF6077 domain-containing protein — translated: MLYLFVALFFLMFYYLVGSSVIRLLKVTIQGFELIVGFLTVFAIFHVLAVFPTILHVNVTVIYYILFLVFIFLTIVLIKSRTYKRIPDINWFLVLIMLSFTLTYFIFDFIIPDDAAFYLPLIRSVGTIEELYTMNPWTGEIGDFIGYMYYFVTYEVYIGSIASLLGIDSTVFTVNSISAVNIIIILSSWYGFFRYLFKSRDKANKALLMYLFIFVFLNTHLHGIPFTHTAFNFMTNSFTGKALYFYAIVPFLFVLLNNYAIKQKTKTLVLIGILNLILPGLNASIIYLQLMMMLALLIYFLWFKIKTEYTFYGTYLLVSLTPIMVNYLFLIFAPKFEFNSLAFKLGVLTLFLLVILFAGWLMYSRKKMISHKHHVIKRVLVIALITVSLLTIMVLVLSRPSRTEMNIKGWLYAWPSFTEFMFLYGYDLIIFYTLGTLSFLFIRKQANRRIQFIFNHYLIIMAVLFINPITIPFVATFITSLKTYHRVFYILPVSFMIVYYLLHVGRKQLAIWTVLILIPGLSIFHDSEPLNEETHFAYKIDYEVLEVSKKFQDLDGRYRIVGDDRFIRELPSVTTNYHQVIPINKLRMMKYNMFQNAKLLDLYEMIHHNKVVDEPYFKSLVDDYQVEMIIVYHNNPINEFLSSTYKLDTKLSSKSIRIYRVN
- a CDS encoding MATE family efflux transporter; the encoded protein is MSRQNRDELGEKPVSKLLIKLAIPASLAMMINGLYNVVDTIFIGRGVGNLAIGGLTIAFPIQMLIMGFAQMVGIGAASLVSRSLGAKDIEKADRVTGNAYFAIFALSLLITTFGLLFIDPLLYTFGATDTIIPYARDYVRIVLMGSIFFSFAMMSNNLIRAEGNAKVAMVSMMIGAVLNIALDPIFIFVFDLGIQGAALATVVAQFISFLYVLRYMYSGKSALKIHPHHLIPDIKIIREIFAIGFSAFARSSTSSIFAIVVNNTLRVFGGDIAIVIFGIVNRVIAFLFMPIIGVVQAMQPIAGYNYGAKKFDRVKEVVKYAVLASTALALIGWLLGQTLPKYIIQAFTDDQYTINEGARVFRIVIALIPVLGVQFVGATLFQAIGKAAPALFLSLLRQFILLTPLILILPHLYNLELYGVWLAFPIADFLAVIIVYLLMKFQMNLITKKAERQNQIEMEQTNQVDMKDELVFK